In Musa acuminata AAA Group cultivar baxijiao chromosome BXJ2-8, Cavendish_Baxijiao_AAA, whole genome shotgun sequence, one genomic interval encodes:
- the LOC135618225 gene encoding dirigent protein 11-like, which yields MASSPFSPLLLLPLVILATVAIGSSSDEPKEKITHLHFYFYDYYGGPNATTVTVVSPPGNSSFGSIGVGDNILREGPESSSRLIGRAQELAVQAGQESTAYLSALNFVFTAGEYNGSGFSIFGRAVLTETMERGIVGGTGMFRMARGYTLSKLIRSTGTTELELVMEYDAYIYHY from the coding sequence ATGGCCTCATCTCcattctctcctcttctcctccttcccctCGTCATCTTGGCCACTGTTGCCATTGGAAGCAGCAGTGATGAACCCAAAGAGAAGATAACCCACCTCCACTTCTACTTTTACGACTACTACGGTGGCCCGAACGCGACCACCGTCACCGTCGTCAGCCCTCCCGGCAACTCCTCCTTCGGGAGCATCGGTGTGGGTGACAACATTCTGAGGGAAGGGCCCGAGTCGAGCTCCAGGCTCATCGGGAGGGCGCAGGAGCTCGCGGTGCAGGCGGGCCAGGAGAGCACGGCCTATCTCTCGGCGTTAAACTTCGTGTTCACCGCCGGAGAGTACAACGGGAGCGGCTTCTCCATCTTCGGCAGGGCGGTGTTGACGGAGACGATGGAGCGGGGCATCGTCGGGGGCACCGGCATGTTCCGAATGGCGCGGGGCTACACCCTCAGCAAGCTCATCAGGTCAACTGGAACTACCGAACTCGAGCTTGTGATGGAGTACGATGCTTACATCTATCACTACTGA